From Flavobacterium sp. 102, a single genomic window includes:
- a CDS encoding peptide MFS transporter encodes MWKSHPKALPYLFLSEMWERFGYYLMIGIFTLYLKDVEAGFAMTEKEASDLYGTFIALVFLTPFIGGLVADRYFGYKKSIVIGGLMMGAGYMLMGIHDITMLYVAMTLVIVGNGFFKPNISTLLGNFYNDEQYKDKKDEGYNIFYMGINVGAFICNFFGAALQIVLGWQYAFMAAGVGMLIGVVVFLMGTKHYGDKTEKKGIQEGDMPFYKIVLFILVPSVIFGVIGWFLKGVLTEANPDSSIFGSDSTDAFIFACIPVIFFYGSLYFKAKAEDKRPIGALLAIFAVVILFWAVFKLNGSALNTWADRYTDREITGTTQTVFNGLKLSKEVEYKKDSTELYDSGFRLQKENGEVKKVVDYPIYFRNVKEEKKPEEGNKISIWATNLSQSINPGWVIILTPLIVAFFTYLRSRKKEPSTPTKIAFGLLISALSVLVMVAAVHIGNNGSEKVSVWWLVANYGVITIGELFLSPMGLSVVSKLSPKNITALMMGGWFLSTSIGNKLSGVLASMWDTYDDKADFFWVNFGLLMFATLLMFALVKKLNKVMKEKGIN; translated from the coding sequence ATGTGGAAAAGTCACCCTAAAGCGCTGCCTTATTTGTTTTTATCCGAAATGTGGGAACGATTCGGATACTATTTAATGATTGGTATTTTTACCTTGTATCTTAAAGATGTTGAGGCAGGTTTTGCCATGACCGAGAAAGAAGCGTCTGATTTGTATGGCACTTTTATCGCTTTGGTATTCTTAACACCTTTTATTGGAGGCTTGGTTGCCGATCGTTATTTCGGTTATAAAAAATCAATTGTGATTGGAGGTTTGATGATGGGTGCCGGATATATGCTGATGGGAATTCATGACATTACTATGCTTTATGTCGCTATGACTTTGGTTATTGTTGGAAACGGATTCTTTAAGCCCAATATTTCTACACTTTTAGGGAATTTTTACAACGACGAGCAATACAAAGACAAGAAAGACGAAGGTTACAACATTTTCTACATGGGAATCAATGTCGGTGCTTTTATCTGTAATTTCTTTGGAGCCGCTTTGCAAATAGTATTAGGTTGGCAATACGCTTTTATGGCTGCCGGTGTCGGAATGCTTATCGGTGTTGTGGTATTCTTAATGGGAACCAAACATTACGGAGATAAAACCGAGAAAAAGGGGATTCAAGAAGGTGATATGCCTTTCTATAAAATAGTGTTGTTTATTTTGGTGCCATCGGTAATCTTTGGAGTAATTGGTTGGTTTTTAAAAGGAGTACTTACAGAGGCCAATCCGGATAGCTCCATCTTTGGTTCGGATAGTACCGATGCGTTTATCTTCGCTTGTATTCCGGTGATTTTCTTTTACGGAAGTTTGTATTTCAAAGCCAAAGCCGAAGACAAAAGACCCATCGGTGCTTTGTTGGCCATTTTTGCGGTGGTGATTTTATTTTGGGCAGTATTCAAATTGAATGGTTCTGCACTAAATACTTGGGCTGACCGTTATACCGACAGAGAAATCACAGGTACAACGCAAACAGTTTTTAACGGTTTAAAATTATCTAAAGAAGTCGAATATAAAAAGGATTCTACAGAGTTGTATGATTCCGGATTCCGTCTTCAAAAAGAGAATGGAGAAGTAAAAAAGGTAGTTGATTATCCAATTTATTTCAGAAACGTAAAAGAAGAAAAGAAACCTGAAGAAGGAAACAAAATCAGTATTTGGGCCACCAATTTGAGTCAGTCCATCAATCCGGGTTGGGTAATTATTTTGACGCCATTGATAGTCGCCTTTTTTACCTATTTGCGAAGTAGAAAAAAAGAGCCGAGTACACCAACAAAAATTGCTTTCGGATTATTAATTTCAGCCTTATCTGTTTTAGTAATGGTCGCTGCGGTTCATATTGGTAACAATGGAAGCGAGAAAGTTTCCGTTTGGTGGTTGGTCGCTAATTATGGCGTAATTACTATTGGAGAACTTTTCCTCAGTCCAATGGGATTATCCGTTGTTTCTAAGTTATCCCCAAAAAATATTACTGCCTTGATGATGGGCGGTTGGTTTTTATCAACTTCTATCGGAAACAAATTGAGTGGCGTTTTGGCCAGTATGTGGGATACTTACGATGATAAAGCAGACTTTTTTTGGGTGAATTTCGGTTTGCTGATGTTTGCTACTTTATTGATGTTTGCTTTGGTGAAAAAATTAAATAAAGTGATGAAAGAAAAAGGAATTAATTAA
- the surE gene encoding 5'/3'-nucleotidase SurE translates to MITKPTILVTNDDGINAPGIRSLIAVMAEIGDVIVVAPDSPQSAMGHAITINSTLYLNKISAENAAILEYACSGTPVDCVKLAVNEILKKKPDLCVSGVNHGSNSSINVIYSGTMSAAVEAGIEGIPAIGFSLLDYDWNADFETIKPFIKKIALEVLTKKLPEGTVLNVNFPKLKYDDIKGIKICRQAKAIWMEKFDKRQTPYGKDYYWLSGEFVNLDKGEDTDEWALSKGYISVVPVQFDLTAHHAIQQLNSWDL, encoded by the coding sequence ATGATTACCAAACCTACTATTTTAGTTACCAATGACGATGGCATTAATGCTCCGGGAATTCGCTCTCTGATTGCCGTTATGGCTGAAATTGGCGACGTAATTGTTGTTGCTCCTGACAGTCCGCAAAGCGCCATGGGTCATGCCATTACCATCAACAGTACTTTGTATTTAAATAAAATTTCTGCCGAAAACGCAGCGATTTTGGAATATGCTTGCTCCGGAACACCGGTGGATTGTGTAAAATTGGCAGTTAATGAAATTTTGAAAAAGAAACCTGACTTGTGCGTGTCAGGCGTTAATCACGGCTCTAACTCTTCTATCAATGTGATTTATTCGGGAACTATGAGTGCAGCAGTTGAAGCAGGCATTGAAGGTATTCCGGCAATTGGATTCTCTTTATTAGATTATGACTGGAACGCCGATTTTGAAACCATCAAACCATTTATCAAGAAAATTGCTTTAGAAGTTTTGACCAAAAAACTACCGGAAGGTACGGTTTTAAACGTCAACTTCCCGAAATTGAAATATGATGATATCAAAGGCATCAAAATTTGTCGCCAAGCGAAAGCCATTTGGATGGAAAAATTTGACAAAAGACAAACCCCTTACGGCAAAGATTATTATTGGTTAAGCGGCGAATTTGTCAATTTAGATAAAGGCGAAGATACCGATGAATGGGCTTTGTCGAAAGGCTATATTTCCGTAGTTCCGGTTCAGTTTGATTTGACGGCGCATCATGCCATTCAACAATTAAATTCTTGGGATTTATAA
- a CDS encoding thioredoxin family protein yields the protein MKKLILTLFLVLGSLTIQAQELTWQTDINKAMEISKKSKKPLMLFFTGSDWCGWCIRLQKEVLKTPEFAKWAKDNVVLVELDFPRRTAQQPEIQKQNMELQQALGVRGYPTVWFVNATKKDGKINLEQLGSTGYVAGGPTPWLEGAKQILAPKKA from the coding sequence ATGAAAAAATTAATCCTTACGTTATTCCTGGTTTTAGGGTCATTAACGATACAAGCGCAAGAATTAACCTGGCAAACCGATATCAATAAAGCCATGGAAATTTCAAAAAAATCTAAAAAGCCATTAATGTTATTTTTTACCGGAAGTGACTGGTGTGGTTGGTGTATCCGTTTGCAAAAAGAAGTTTTAAAAACACCTGAGTTTGCTAAATGGGCCAAAGACAATGTTGTTTTAGTTGAATTAGATTTTCCTAGAAGAACTGCACAACAACCCGAGATTCAAAAACAAAACATGGAGTTGCAACAAGCTTTAGGGGTAAGAGGTTATCCAACAGTTTGGTTTGTTAATGCTACTAAAAAAGACGGAAAAATAAACTTAGAACAATTAGGAAGTACAGGTTATGTTGCCGGTGGACCAACACCTTGGTTAGAAGGTGCCAAACAAATATTAGCACCAAAAAAAGCATAA
- a CDS encoding carboxy terminal-processing peptidase codes for MNVIMQFMKRNYKALLIVLTLSVALLGFSLFPSKKESDPEKDKLLIELLAFVIEKGHYDPATVDDTFSKGVYKDYLNALDPSKRFFLQSDIDEFAKYETQIDDEILNKELTFFDLTYTRLMKRIEESKSYYKEALEKPFDYKKDESFNADYEVMPYAKSVKELKERWRLQVKLSALSSLVEKQKLQEDYAKDSKKSIEERLKEYKESLGERITPELENKFVENAKKKQSEAPKTYEQLEKETRESTLSSLNDNFNFIKDLDREDWFSVYVNAIASRFDPHTSYFGPNEKERFDLSMSGKLEGIGARLQKKNDFTEISELISGGPAWRGKELESGDVILKVAQADGEPVDVVGMRLDDVVKKIKGPKGTEVRLTVKKTDGTIKVITIIRDEVEIEETYVKSSVVEKDGFKYGIIYLPKFYIDFEDVNSRDAGKDVAIEVERLKKEGVQGIVMDVRDNGGGSLKTVVDIAGLFIEQGPIVQIKSAAGKKEVLYDRDAKVQWDGPLVVMINEFSASASEILAAAIQDYKRGVVIGSKQSYGKGTVQNVIDLNQFVRGSTYGDLGALKTTTQKFYRINGGSTQLEGVKSDIAIPDRYSYLKMGERDIENAMPWDKIDAADYKIWDKQNNFDLTISKSKNRMQNNPQLQLIDDNAKWLDERNKENVYSLNIDKFKAEQKSLEEKNKKYKPIVDYKNAFDFNSLPYEVESMKNDPVLKEKRDRWHESLSKDIYIEEAIHILNDLQSENNKGLSSKLKKDKVVKS; via the coding sequence ATGAATGTTATAATGCAGTTTATGAAAAGAAATTATAAAGCACTATTGATAGTTTTGACACTATCAGTGGCCTTATTGGGGTTTAGTTTATTCCCGAGTAAGAAAGAATCAGACCCAGAAAAAGATAAGTTATTAATTGAATTATTGGCTTTTGTCATAGAAAAAGGACATTACGATCCGGCGACTGTTGACGATACCTTTTCAAAAGGTGTTTACAAGGATTATTTGAATGCTTTAGATCCGTCAAAGCGATTCTTTTTGCAATCGGATATTGATGAATTTGCCAAATATGAAACGCAAATCGATGATGAGATTTTAAACAAAGAACTAACGTTTTTCGACTTGACTTACACTCGATTAATGAAGCGTATAGAGGAAAGTAAAAGCTACTATAAAGAAGCTTTAGAAAAACCTTTTGACTATAAAAAAGACGAGAGTTTCAATGCAGATTATGAAGTTATGCCTTATGCAAAATCGGTTAAAGAATTAAAGGAAAGATGGCGTTTGCAAGTTAAATTATCAGCTTTGTCTTCATTGGTTGAAAAGCAAAAACTGCAAGAGGATTATGCCAAAGATTCTAAAAAATCAATCGAAGAAAGACTCAAAGAATACAAAGAAAGTTTAGGTGAAAGAATAACGCCTGAATTGGAAAATAAATTTGTGGAGAATGCTAAGAAAAAACAATCGGAAGCGCCAAAAACATACGAACAATTAGAAAAAGAAACGCGTGAAAGCACTTTGAGTTCTTTGAATGACAATTTCAATTTCATTAAAGATTTAGATCGCGAAGATTGGTTTTCAGTTTATGTAAATGCCATTGCTTCTCGTTTTGACCCGCACACTTCTTATTTTGGTCCAAATGAAAAAGAGCGATTCGATTTAAGTATGAGCGGAAAGTTAGAAGGAATCGGTGCTCGTTTGCAAAAGAAGAATGACTTCACTGAGATTTCTGAATTGATTTCAGGCGGTCCGGCTTGGAGAGGAAAAGAATTAGAATCAGGTGATGTTATTTTAAAAGTAGCACAAGCCGATGGAGAACCGGTGGATGTAGTCGGCATGCGTTTGGATGATGTGGTGAAAAAAATCAAAGGACCAAAAGGAACTGAAGTTCGTTTGACCGTTAAGAAAACAGACGGAACCATAAAAGTAATTACCATCATCAGAGATGAAGTGGAAATTGAAGAAACCTATGTGAAATCAAGTGTTGTTGAAAAAGATGGTTTCAAATACGGCATCATTTATTTGCCAAAATTCTATATTGATTTTGAAGATGTAAATAGTCGTGACGCCGGGAAAGACGTGGCCATTGAAGTAGAAAGATTGAAAAAAGAAGGTGTACAAGGGATTGTAATGGACGTTAGAGATAATGGTGGCGGTTCTTTGAAAACCGTTGTTGATATTGCCGGATTATTTATTGAGCAAGGTCCGATTGTACAAATCAAATCGGCTGCCGGTAAAAAAGAAGTGTTGTATGACAGAGATGCAAAAGTACAATGGGACGGACCGTTAGTAGTGATGATTAATGAGTTTTCGGCTTCGGCTTCTGAAATTTTAGCAGCAGCAATTCAAGATTACAAACGCGGCGTTGTCATTGGAAGCAAGCAGTCTTATGGTAAGGGAACAGTTCAAAATGTAATCGATTTGAATCAGTTTGTTCGCGGTAGTACTTATGGTGATTTAGGAGCCTTAAAAACCACAACTCAGAAATTCTATAGAATTAATGGTGGTTCAACTCAGCTAGAAGGCGTAAAGAGCGACATTGCTATTCCAGACAGATATTCTTATCTAAAAATGGGTGAAAGAGATATCGAAAATGCTATGCCTTGGGACAAAATTGATGCTGCCGATTATAAAATTTGGGACAAGCAAAACAATTTTGATTTGACCATATCTAAAAGCAAAAACAGAATGCAAAATAACCCGCAATTGCAATTGATTGATGACAATGCCAAATGGTTAGACGAGAGAAACAAAGAGAACGTTTATAGTTTGAACATAGATAAATTCAAAGCGGAGCAAAAATCTTTGGAAGAAAAGAATAAAAAGTACAAACCTATTGTAGATTACAAAAATGCTTTCGACTTTAATTCGCTTCCTTATGAAGTGGAAAGCATGAAAAATGATCCTGTACTTAAAGAGAAAAGAGACAGATGGCATGAAAGCTTGTCAAAAGATATTTATATAGAAGAAGCGATTCACATTTTAAATGACTTGCAATCTGAAAACAACAAAGGTTTGTCTTCTAAATTGAAAAAGGACAAAGTAGTTAAATCTTAA
- a CDS encoding peptide MFS transporter codes for MSEATVKTGHPKGLWVLFGTEMWERFNFYGMRAILTLFMVNSLMMKEEEASIIYGGFLGLCYLTPMLGGFISDRFFGNRNCIMLGGAMMAIGQLMLFFSASVFSTNLGLANTLMWTALGVIVFGNGFFKPNISSMVGSLYPKQEKSKLDTAFTIFYMGINIGAFLGQFICPLIGDVKDPGGIRDVHAFKWGFLAASIAMIIGTAIFFFLKNKYVVTPEGKPIGGIPSGNDAGDYEEGESQKAVFSMKSIVTALAVFAVVFFIFNYFTEGENVVKIYIYPFIYASGVSLATLILLDSTLTKVETQRIWVIYIMSFFIIFFWAAFEQAGSSLTFIADNQTDRNMFGWNMPPSMVQIFNGLFVVIFAFPFSVLWDKLRAKNREPLSTVKQSIGLLLIALSYFIIANNVKDLGNSGLLAIKWLILLYLIQTFAELCLSPIGLSLVGKLAPKRFASLAYGVFFISSAAGYALSGTLGSILPATGDKFKKASELGIDLQGVLDKSVIPTAEQTKLLAENQITDHYPSFAGFEITSLYEFFMVFVVLCGIASIILFLLTPVIKKMMHGVR; via the coding sequence ATGAGTGAAGCTACAGTAAAAACAGGACATCCAAAAGGACTTTGGGTATTATTCGGAACCGAGATGTGGGAAAGGTTCAACTTCTACGGAATGCGAGCAATTCTAACCTTATTTATGGTGAATTCATTGATGATGAAAGAAGAAGAAGCTTCGATTATTTATGGAGGATTTCTTGGGCTTTGTTATTTGACACCAATGTTAGGAGGCTTTATTTCTGACCGTTTTTTCGGAAATAGAAATTGTATTATGCTTGGAGGTGCCATGATGGCGATTGGACAATTGATGCTGTTTTTTAGCGCCAGCGTTTTTAGTACCAATTTAGGTTTAGCAAATACCTTAATGTGGACAGCCTTAGGTGTAATTGTTTTTGGTAATGGATTTTTCAAACCAAATATTTCTTCAATGGTGGGAAGTTTATACCCAAAACAAGAAAAATCAAAATTGGATACGGCTTTTACTATTTTCTACATGGGAATAAACATTGGAGCATTTTTAGGTCAGTTTATCTGTCCGCTTATTGGAGATGTAAAAGATCCGGGCGGTATCAGAGATGTTCATGCTTTCAAATGGGGATTCTTGGCAGCATCGATAGCGATGATTATTGGAACGGCTATTTTCTTTTTCTTGAAAAATAAATATGTAGTTACACCGGAAGGCAAACCAATTGGTGGTATTCCATCAGGAAATGATGCAGGAGATTATGAAGAAGGCGAATCACAAAAAGCGGTGTTTTCTATGAAGTCAATTGTTACTGCACTTGCTGTTTTTGCAGTTGTCTTCTTTATTTTTAATTATTTTACTGAAGGTGAAAATGTGGTAAAAATCTACATTTATCCATTTATTTATGCTAGTGGCGTTTCACTTGCCACTTTAATATTGTTAGATAGTACATTGACCAAAGTAGAAACCCAACGTATTTGGGTAATTTACATTATGTCGTTCTTTATCATTTTCTTTTGGGCGGCTTTCGAACAAGCAGGTTCGTCGTTAACATTCATTGCTGACAACCAAACCGACAGAAATATGTTTGGTTGGAATATGCCACCATCAATGGTTCAGATTTTTAACGGTTTATTCGTTGTAATCTTCGCTTTCCCTTTCAGCGTGCTTTGGGACAAGTTAAGAGCCAAAAATAGAGAGCCGCTTTCAACAGTGAAACAATCGATAGGATTGCTTTTAATTGCATTGAGTTATTTTATCATAGCCAATAATGTAAAAGATTTGGGGAACTCAGGGTTATTAGCCATCAAATGGTTGATTTTGTTATATTTAATCCAAACATTTGCTGAGTTGTGTTTATCTCCAATCGGATTGTCTTTGGTTGGTAAATTAGCGCCAAAGCGTTTTGCTTCATTAGCCTATGGTGTTTTCTTTATTTCGAGTGCTGCCGGATATGCTTTATCCGGAACTTTAGGCTCAATTCTACCAGCAACAGGAGATAAATTCAAAAAAGCGTCTGAATTAGGGATTGATTTGCAAGGTGTTTTAGACAAGTCAGTCATACCAACTGCAGAGCAAACTAAATTATTGGCGGAAAACCAAATTACTGATCATTATCCATCATTTGCAGGCTTTGAAATTACTAGTTTGTATGAATTCTTTATGGTGTTTGTAGTGCTTTGTGGAATTGCTTCTATTATTTTATTCTTATTGACACCGGTAATCAAAAAAATGATGCACGGCGTGAGATAA
- a CDS encoding ComEC/Rec2 family competence protein, whose amino-acid sequence MKILQFPLARVALTFILGIIFYQKYQPEPFLVFISLLIGILFLLFFHFLSKKKPIYQFIFGTLTLLISFNIGISTCLFHKETLRQNHYLNQIEDDSFHEIKLVVHEKLKSTPKNSRYVSVIHTIDNRQSFGKIILNIRKPNQIEDFPIGSHVKVTGSIYKSKNPFNPNQFDYGKYLENQEIYAQVYIDEKQMTIGKFESTLWSGFSNFRTKIIQNLKTSRFKTEELNIMIAFLLGQQQDISPEVLKDYQLAGAVHILSVSGLHVGFILLFVTFLLKPMANTKRNAVIKLIIILLSLWSYGILAGLAPSVVRSVTMFSFVAVGNHFRRTVNNFHTLLVSMLLILLWKPSFLFDIGFQLSYLALFFILWLQPLLSEIWQPKYKITQYIWDIVTVSFAAQIGTMPLSLYYFHQFPGLFFVTNIIVLPLLGIIMIVGLIAIITACFGKVSFLVVKPLEFLIELQNHIINWIASFEDFVLSNISFTTAMLWVSYVMIIAIIVWLKKPEFKRLSIALLSTIALQIVYIDTKFKTNNVKELIVFNTKKSTIITQRQNRFVTVYSNDSILNSLESNLSIQSYLVGNFCEAKEKKKLQNVFYFKNKRIMLIDSYAVYSEKIKPDVLIITHSPKLNFERLLTVYKPKEIVVDGSNFKSYVRLWESTCRKEKIPFHYTNEKGFYKI is encoded by the coding sequence ATGAAAATCTTACAATTTCCATTAGCAAGAGTTGCGTTAACTTTTATTCTAGGCATAATTTTCTATCAAAAGTACCAACCTGAGCCGTTTTTGGTGTTTATAAGTCTTTTGATTGGAATTCTATTTTTATTGTTTTTTCATTTTTTATCTAAAAAAAAACCGATTTACCAATTCATTTTTGGGACTTTAACTTTACTGATTTCATTCAATATTGGCATTTCGACTTGTCTTTTTCACAAAGAAACTTTACGCCAAAATCATTATCTCAATCAGATTGAAGATGATTCATTTCATGAAATCAAACTTGTAGTTCACGAAAAATTAAAAAGTACTCCCAAAAATTCCCGTTATGTCTCGGTAATACATACCATTGACAACCGACAAAGTTTTGGAAAAATCATTCTCAATATTAGAAAACCTAATCAGATTGAAGATTTCCCAATTGGCAGCCATGTCAAAGTTACAGGCAGTATTTATAAAAGCAAAAATCCATTTAACCCTAATCAGTTTGACTATGGTAAGTATTTGGAAAATCAAGAGATTTATGCACAAGTTTATATTGATGAAAAACAAATGACAATTGGTAAATTCGAGTCAACGCTTTGGTCAGGTTTTTCTAATTTTCGCACTAAAATCATTCAAAATCTGAAAACTTCTCGTTTTAAAACTGAAGAACTTAATATAATGATTGCTTTTTTATTAGGGCAACAACAAGACATTTCACCGGAAGTTTTGAAAGATTACCAATTGGCCGGCGCTGTCCACATTTTATCTGTTTCCGGACTTCATGTTGGTTTCATTTTACTGTTTGTTACTTTTCTTTTGAAGCCAATGGCGAATACCAAAAGAAATGCTGTAATCAAACTTATTATTATTCTTTTATCGCTATGGAGTTATGGGATTTTAGCCGGATTAGCGCCTTCGGTAGTGCGTTCTGTGACTATGTTCTCCTTTGTAGCTGTTGGGAATCATTTCAGAAGAACCGTAAATAATTTTCATACGTTATTAGTATCTATGCTATTAATTCTCCTTTGGAAACCTTCATTTTTGTTTGATATTGGATTTCAGCTGAGTTATTTGGCCTTGTTTTTTATTCTTTGGTTACAACCTTTACTATCTGAAATTTGGCAACCAAAATATAAAATCACCCAATACATTTGGGACATCGTAACGGTTTCATTTGCGGCACAAATTGGCACCATGCCTTTAAGCCTATACTATTTTCATCAATTCCCCGGATTGTTTTTTGTAACCAATATCATCGTGCTGCCTTTACTCGGAATTATAATGATTGTAGGTTTGATCGCCATCATAACAGCTTGTTTCGGAAAAGTCTCTTTTCTTGTGGTGAAACCCTTGGAATTCCTGATAGAACTTCAGAACCATATTATTAATTGGATAGCTTCTTTTGAGGATTTTGTCCTCAGCAATATTTCGTTTACCACTGCAATGCTTTGGGTTTCCTATGTAATGATTATCGCTATAATAGTTTGGTTAAAAAAACCTGAATTCAAAAGATTGTCAATAGCTTTACTGAGCACTATAGCATTACAAATTGTTTATATTGACACTAAATTCAAAACAAACAACGTGAAAGAATTGATTGTTTTCAATACAAAAAAGAGCACTATTATTACCCAAAGGCAAAATAGATTTGTGACAGTTTACAGCAATGATAGCATTTTGAATTCCTTGGAAAGCAATCTTTCTATTCAATCGTATTTGGTTGGCAACTTTTGTGAAGCCAAAGAAAAAAAGAAACTACAAAATGTATTCTATTTCAAAAACAAAAGAATAATGTTGATTGACAGTTATGCCGTTTATTCAGAGAAAATAAAACCCGATGTTTTAATCATTACCCATTCGCCAAAGCTCAATTTTGAACGCTTACTCACAGTATATAAACCCAAAGAAATTGTTGTAGATGGCTCGAATTTTAAAAGCTATGTAAGACTTTGGGAATCGACTTGCCGAAAAGAAAAAATCCCTTTTCACTATACTAATGAAAAGGGATTCTATAAAATTTAA
- the lpxB gene encoding lipid-A-disaccharide synthase produces the protein MKYYIIAGEASGDLHGSNLMKALYKEDESAEIRFWGGDLMQSVGGTLVKHYKELAFMGFAEVVMNLKTILNNIKFCKADIEKFNPDVIIFIDYPGFNMRIAKWAKERGIKTHYYIAPQIWAWKENRIKAVKRDFDKLFVILPFEKDFFEVKHHFKVDFVGHPLIDAIHNRVKTDEVTFRKDNNLDDKPIIAILPGSRKQEISKMLSVMLSIVNDFSDYQFVIAGAPSQDYHFYEQFLTNKNVKFISNKTYDLLSVAKAALVTSGTATLETALFKVPEVVCYKGGFISYQIAKRIITLKYISLVNLIMDEEVVTELIQDKFNTKNLKKELSKLLNEEHRKSLLEKYNQLETKLGGIGASEKTAKFIINDLK, from the coding sequence ATGAAATACTACATCATTGCCGGCGAAGCTTCGGGCGATTTGCATGGATCCAATTTGATGAAAGCGCTTTATAAAGAAGATGAATCTGCCGAGATTCGTTTTTGGGGTGGCGATTTGATGCAAAGTGTCGGAGGTACTTTGGTTAAACACTACAAAGAATTAGCCTTTATGGGATTTGCTGAAGTAGTAATGAATCTGAAAACCATACTAAATAACATAAAATTTTGTAAAGCCGATATCGAAAAATTTAATCCAGATGTGATTATTTTTATAGATTATCCGGGATTTAATATGCGAATTGCCAAATGGGCGAAAGAACGCGGTATCAAAACCCATTACTATATTGCGCCACAAATTTGGGCCTGGAAAGAAAACCGAATCAAAGCGGTTAAAAGAGATTTCGACAAACTATTTGTAATTCTGCCTTTTGAAAAAGATTTCTTTGAAGTCAAACACCATTTCAAGGTTGATTTTGTTGGGCATCCTTTGATAGATGCCATTCACAACCGTGTAAAAACTGACGAAGTTACTTTTAGAAAAGACAATAATCTCGATGACAAACCTATTATAGCCATCCTGCCCGGAAGTCGCAAGCAAGAGATTTCAAAAATGCTCAGCGTCATGCTTAGCATTGTGAATGATTTTAGCGATTACCAATTTGTGATTGCCGGTGCGCCTAGCCAGGATTATCATTTTTACGAACAGTTTTTGACCAATAAAAATGTCAAATTCATTTCGAATAAAACGTATGATTTGTTGAGTGTTGCCAAAGCAGCGTTGGTAACCTCAGGAACGGCGACTTTGGAAACAGCCTTGTTTAAAGTACCAGAAGTAGTTTGTTATAAAGGTGGTTTTATTTCGTACCAAATTGCCAAAAGAATCATCACCTTAAAATACATTTCTTTGGTGAATTTAATCATGGACGAAGAAGTGGTGACCGAGTTAATTCAGGACAAATTCAATACAAAAAATCTAAAAAAAGAGCTTTCTAAGTTACTTAACGAAGAACACCGAAAATCACTTTTGGAAAAATACAACCAATTGGAAACCAAATTAGGAGGTATTGGTGCCAGTGAAAAAACTGCTAAATTTATCATAAATGATTTGAAGTAG
- a CDS encoding C40 family peptidase, whose translation MKNIVYISLILLLFTACKPTSNIVTSKEVAVKKGLYTEPKNLAVSEMKSAEKKKKNQNKDITQKQNTSKKTGGVNHKNDEDIVIESEDASYLIKQLINSASDNLGVNYRPGGTTKSGFDCSGLVYSTFKKFDITLPRSSHEMATVGTKVDLSDAKKGDLIFFINRGRRINHVGMVVEVSHDEVKFIHSSTQSGVIISSTKEPYYNRTFVQINRVLM comes from the coding sequence TTGAAAAACATAGTCTATATATCGCTTATCTTACTTTTGTTTACCGCTTGTAAACCTACGTCTAACATTGTAACTTCAAAGGAAGTTGCAGTTAAAAAAGGACTTTATACCGAACCAAAAAACCTTGCTGTTTCAGAAATGAAGAGTGCTGAAAAGAAAAAGAAAAACCAAAACAAGGATATTACACAGAAGCAAAATACCTCCAAAAAAACCGGCGGCGTTAACCATAAAAATGATGAAGATATTGTCATCGAAAGCGAAGATGCGAGTTATTTAATCAAGCAACTTATCAATAGTGCTTCGGACAATTTAGGGGTTAACTATCGTCCCGGCGGCACAACAAAATCCGGTTTTGATTGTTCAGGCTTGGTTTATTCAACTTTTAAAAAATTTGACATTACTTTACCGCGTTCGTCTCATGAAATGGCTACTGTTGGCACTAAAGTTGACTTATCAGATGCCAAAAAAGGCGACCTGATTTTCTTCATCAATCGTGGGCGAAGAATCAACCACGTTGGTATGGTCGTTGAAGTCAGCCATGATGAAGTTAAATTTATTCACTCTTCTACCCAAAGTGGCGTAATCATTTCTTCCACTAAAGAACCTTATTACAATAGAACTTTCGTACAAATAAATCGTGTTTTAATGTAA